TGGCAGCGAGACGATTGACGGGACGACGCAAACCCAAGTTTTCCCGTAAAGTTCTGCCCTCATATTCGGTACGGAACAGTCCACGTTTCTGCAAAATGGGAACCACCAAATTGACAAAATCATCTAATCCCGTTGGCAGGATTGGTGGCATGATATTGAATCCATCAGCTGCATCATTGTTAAACCATTCTTCTAATTGGTCAGCAATGCTTTCAGGTGTTCCTAAAATGGTGCGATGACCGCGTGCAGTGGAGAGCGAGAGATATAACTGGCCTAGTGTGAGATTGCCACGAGTTGCTAAGTCTTTAACCAGTTTCAGCCGACTTTTGTTAGTGTTGGTGTCGCTCGGCAGTTCGGGAGCCAGATCATCCAAAGAATATTTTGAGAGATCTACTCCTTTGTAGTATTGCTTGAGTATGCTCCAAGCAACTTCGGGATGAATCAAAGATTGCAGAAACTCGTATTTTTCCTGTGCTTCGGCTTCTGTGCGCCCAATAATGGGAAATGCTCCGGGCATGATTTTTAGGTCGTCGGGCGATCGACCATATTTTGCTAACCTACCTTTAAGGTCGGCATAAAATTCTTGAGCATCTTCGAGCGTTTGATTAGCAGTAAAAATCACCTCAGCCGTTCTTGCAGCTAAGTCCCGTCCCGCTTCGGAAGCTCCCGCCTGTACAATCACTGGATAACCTTGAATTGGGCGACCAACATTTAATGGCCCTTTTACCGAGAAATATTTGCCTTTGTGGTTGAGAATGTGGAGTTTTTCTCGATCGAAGTAGATTCCTGATTCCCTATCCCGAATAAAAGCATCATCTTCCCAACTATCCCACAATCCTTTCACCACTTCCACAAATTCTTCGGCTCGTTCATACCGCTGGCTGTGATCGGGGTGATGCTCAAGTCCAAAGTTCTGAGCAGCATTTTCGTTGCCTGTGGTGACAACGTTCCATGCCGATCGACCTTTGCTTAAGTGATCCAAGGAAGCAAACTTTCGCGCCAGGGTATAAGGGTCTTCGTAGGTAGTCGAAGCAGTGGAAACAAAGCCAATGTTTTGCGTCACAGCAGATAGGGCGGAAAATAGCGTAACTGGCTCAAAATGGACGATTTTACCATTGCGGCTTTGCGTTTCTGGCGTACCTCCCCAAACACCAGGACTATCTGCCAGAAAAACGGCATCAAATAATCCTCGTTCTGCTGTCTGGGTAATCTCCTTATAATGCTCGAAATTTAATCCCGCATCAATCTGTGCATCAGGGTGCCGCCAAGCAGAAACATGATGTCCTGTGGCTTGAATGAATGCACCTAAACGAAACTTGCGTGTTGTAGTCATGTTTTTCTTTTCTAATGTGCGTTCCGCCAAGGCGCTATACGTCAATGGCTTTTCATGCAACATCATGATGATTTGACCGTTACGACAGCAGTTGCTAATTCCTAACTCTGGTTCAAATCTATGCTTTTGCTCTTGTAGACACGGAAATTAGGGACTTACAAAACACATTACTACTATACACTAACTGTTAGATTTTCTAACATTAAGTTTTACAAACTATATAACCTCTGAATTCTTGCTTTCTCATGGTAAATGTGTCAAACTCTTGGTTAACTATAGTACTGTAGCTTGACCGACATATCGTAGATTATATCCTGACTATCTAGAAAAAAATTCAAAACTTAGTATTGATGTACTTGTCCGATAAACATTACCAGTCCCGTAGGACAGGCAAGATGCCTGTCATCCTCAGTACCCAATACCTAAAACCAAGGAGAAAAACTTTTCATCTGATAATGGCTTTATTCCTATGTCTAATCATCTTTACTAAGCTGCTGAATTTTTCAGGTGTAGCGTGGGCAGCAAACCTCTGTCCGCCTGAAATGGTTTTGATTCCAGGCGGTAGTTTTCAAATTGGCTCTGATGACCCTAGATTTGAGGAAGAGCGAAAGGCTACAGATGTTAGTGTCGATCGCTTTTGCATCGATCGAACCGAAGTCACCAACGCCCAATTTGCCGAATTTGTTGCGGCTACTGGATATGTCACTATTGCCGAACGTCCCCTTTCCAAAGAACAGTTCCCCGACTTACCAGAGGAACAGAGATTACCAGGTTCTTTAGTGTTTCAAATGGCAAAACCTGGAGTAAAGTCTGTTCCTGTCCTAAGTTGGTGGCATTGGACAGTTGGGGCAAACTGGAAACATCCGTTTGGACTGGATAGTGCAATCGCAGGTAAAGAGAATTATCCCGTTGTCCATGTAGCTTACGAAGATGCTGTTGCCTACGCGAAATGGGCCGGAAAGTCGCTCCCAACAGAAGCACAGTGGGAATACGCAGCACGGGGAGGCTTAAATGGAGCAACTTACGCTTGGGGCGATCGATATTTAGCGACAAAAGCCAATACCTGGCAAGGGATTTTCCCCTTTTTCAACACCAAAGCAGATGGACATATTGGCATTGCTCCCGTTGGCTCGTTTGAACCGAACGGCTACGGACTTTACGATATGACAGGGAATGTGTGGGAATGGACTTCCGATTGGTATCACGTCGGACACAGCAACAAATCCCACCAAAGCAATCCCACAGGCCCTACACAAGCAGAAAGTTTTGACCCCAAAAAACCTGAAGAATCGGCTTTGCGCGTGATTAAAGGCGGTTCTTACCTTTGTGCGCCTAATTATTGTAGTCGCTTCCGTCCGGCAGCACGGGAGTCAGAAGCTCCTGATACCGGGACAACCCATATCGGGTTTCGCTTAGTGAAGAATTTGACGTGAGGAGAAATGAATTATGTTACGAGTTAGTTTCATGGGATGGCAACGAAAGGGCATTGTGCAGATGTTTGTCCGATTCGTGGCGATGATTTTTTTCAGCATTATTAGTTTGTTCCCGCTGCCTGCAATGGCTGCAACTTCTAAGATTTTGCCTGTTCCAGAGCCAGATTTTCAGGGGAAGATTGGGCTTACTTATAAGGAATCTCAACCGGATTTTCCTAAACCGATCGCAGCACCAGCAAAAGCTCCCAACGTACTATTAGTTCTGCTCGATGACGTAGGTTTTGGACAAACCAGCACTTTTGGTGGGCCGATCGACACTCCCAATCTGACCAAATTAGCAGAACGGGGATTACGCTACAACCAGTTTCATGTTACTGCCCTTTGTTCTCCCACCAGAGCGGCATTACTAACCGGACGGAATCACCATTCCGTAAATACAGGTGTAGTTGAGGAGTTGGCAACAGGTTTTCCAGGCTATACTACCATTCTGCCCAAGAGTGCAGCGACGGTAGCGGAAGTGCTACGGCAAAACGGTTATAGCACTGCGGCTTTTGGGAAATGGCACAATACGCCAGATTATGAAACTAGTGCAGCAGGGCCGTTCGATCGCTGGCCCACCCATCTTGGTTTTGATTATTTCTACGGCTTTTTGGGCGGTGATACAAACCAATGGAGTCCAGCACTGGTAGAGAATACTAAACGAATTCAAAAACCAACTGACAATCCCGATTATCATTTAACTCCAGACCTGGCAGATCGTGCGATTTCTTGGATTCAGACTCAGCAATCGATCGCACCAGATAAACCTTTCTTTGCTTACTTTGCCACAGGCGCAACCCACGCACCCCACCATGCGCCGAAAGCTTGGATTGACAAATATAAAGGTAAATTTGACCAAGGATGGGATAAACTGCGCGAGGAAACCTTTGCTCGTCAGAAACAACTAGGCGTGATTCCTGTCAATACTCAACTTACACCACGTCCCAAAGAACTACCTGCTTGGGATTCTTTATCAAAAGAAGAGCAGAAACTTTTTGCTCATCAAGCCGAAGTATTTGCGGGATTTACCGCCCATACTGATGCCCAAATCGGACGGGTGATTGATGCGATCGATCGACTCGGAGAACTAGACAACACGCTGGTTATCTATATTGTTGGTGATAATGGTGCTAGTGCCGAGGGTGGTTTAACGGGTACTGTAAATGAATTAAAAGTGTTTAACGGTGTACCTGAAAATACCCAACAACTGCTTGCTTCCATCGATGATTTAGGTAGTCCAAAAACCTTTAACCATTTTCATGCTGCTTGGGCGTGGGCTGTAAATACACCTTTCCAATGGACTAAGCAGATTGCATCTCACTTTGGCGGTACCCGCGATCCGCTAGTGATTGCTTGGGGCGATCGCATTCAGGATCGGGGCGGACTTCGTACCCAGTTCCATCATGTTATTGATATCGCACCAACGATTCTGGAAGCAACAGGGATTACACCGCCTACGATTGTAAATGGCGTGGAACAACAGCCGATCGAAGGCACCAGTTTGGTTTACACTTTTGATAATCCAGATGCTCCATCCCAACATACAACCCAGTATTTTGAGATGTTTGGTAATCGGGCGATTTACGATAAAGGTTGGATTGCCGCAGCTAGACATGGGCGCTTACCTTGGGAAAGAGTGTCTAAAACTAGTTTCGACCAAGATACCTGGGAACTTTACAACATTACCGAAGATTTCAGCGAAGCAAACAACGTGGCAGCGGAAAATCCCACCAAACTTAAGGAACTGCAATCGTTATTTTTAGCTGAAGCGCGTCAGCATAACGTTTTACCTTTAGACGATCGCCTTTTGAACCGCTTTGATGTCAGCAGTCGCCCCAGTTTAACCGCAGGTAGAAATCACTTTACCTATTATCCTGGTGCAGTGGGCATTCCTGAAGGTAGTGCGCCAGACTTGAAAAACAAATCCTTTACCATCACCGCAACAGTTGATATTTCCAAAGACAACGACCATGCAGAGGGAGTTTTAGTTGCTCAGGGTGGACGTTTTGCTGGATGGAGTTTCTACCTTGACGATGGTAAACCTACTTTTGCTTATAACTTTTTAGGGAGCGATCGGACCTTAATCAAATCTAAGGAAGAAGTTCCCGTTGGATCATCCAATATCAGATTTGAGTTTGAGTCTGATGGCGGAACTCCCGGCGCTGGAGGCACAGGTAAGTTATTCATCAACAACAAACCCGTAGGTGAAGGTCGCATCGCCAAAACAGTCCCCTACCGTTTAGGTTTAGACGAAACCTTTGATGTTGGTCAAGACCTGGGTACACCTGTTGTCGAAAACTATCCCGCACCATTTGCATTTACAGGCAACTTGCAGAAAGTCACCTTGGATTTAAAAGCTTAGAACAAAAGACTTCTTGCAAAAATAGACAATCTCTAAGTTTTATCTGTGTATCCTTTCGGGGAAGCAAGCTACATCTGTGTTTATCTGTGGTTAAAAAACTTAGATTTCGCACTTTTGCAAGAAGTCTAAAAAACATAAAAAGGCAAAGAGAAACACACCAAATCTTGGTTAGTGGGATGGGCGGGTTTTGATTTCAATCTAATTGCTGGGTATTCCAAGCTTTTGGCTAAACCCGCCCCTACACCATTCGTATCAATCATTTGTGTAAACGCTATTATCTTCTCTCTCTTTCCTCTGCGTCCTCTGCGTCTCTGCGGTTCATTATTTTCATAAATTTCCCGGTTTAGACCGATCGCCAACTAATGAATGAAATCTTGACAGTTATCGACTTTCGCCTCATCAACAAACTAGCATTTCTGACCTTAATCCTTTCAATGCTGCTGGATACAGGATTAAGTCTAACTATTCAACAACTTTGGGAACCCTTCCGCAATATTCGATTGATTCTGCAATCATTGTTGGCAAACTTTATTTTCGTGCCATTGTTTGTGTATTTGTTGCTGCAAGTTATTCCTTTAAGTGAACCTTTCCGAATTGGGTTTACGATTATGGCTGTGGCTGGTGGCCCTCCAGTATTACCGAAACTTGCTCAGTTGGTAAATGGCAATCTGGCTTATGCTGCTGGACTGATGATGTTGATGATATGTGTTACGGCATTTTATATGCCATTTGCGTTATCGATCGCTCTCCAAAATATCCAAGTAAATCCCTGGCAGATTGTAAAACCTTTGGTGACATTGATGTTAATTCCCTTAGCGATCGGATTGCTGATTCGATCGCTAAATAAAACAATGGCAGCTACTCTACAACCTTTGATGCGCCAAATCTCCAGCGTTGGATTGATTGTAGGTTTGAGTACCTCGCTGATACTTCAGTTTGGAAGTTTGGTTGTTATGGTCAAAACTGGGGTAATTTTTGCGATCGCTATATTTATCATAGTTTCCTTTGGGTTTGGCTATCTTCTAGGTGGCCCCAATAGCGACACTCGACGAACCTTAGCAGTTGGAACTGCCCAACGCAACATGGCGGCAGCGCTTTTGGTTGCTGGTACTAACTTTGACGATCCCGCTGTGGTGAGTGTCATCGTAGTTACGAGTTTGTCGCTGTTTGTTTTGATTCGCTTGATTGCTAAACAAGCTTTTGCTGTAGCAGAAGTTGAGCAAGTAGAAGTTTGATTACTAAAAGCTATAAATAATAACGCTAGTTGCTAGTTATTAAGATTGAAGTAGGTAGTAGGTAGTGGGTAATCGGATTCCTACTACCCACTACCGATTGACAATTTGAATTTGAAAAAATCAAATTATTATTTAGGGCTTGCTGAAAAAAGGTAGAAGATAATACAACCCACATTCCGCATCCAAAACTGTGACAACAGGAAATAATCGTGTTCAGGTTGAGAGTGCAGAATGTATGTTCTTACTGCTACACCTCAATTTTATAATTGAGTTGATGCTCATCTCCAGGTAAGCCGCGAAAACCCCAATTGTGTTTTGGTGTTTCTGAGATTGTCATTTCCAGGTCTTGACTATCAATTCTTAGTGCCTTCACTCGTTCAAATAACAAAGTAATTAACTTTTTTTTTGCTTCAATACTACGTCCCTCAATCATGCTAAATTCGATAATTGTGTAACGTTCAGTTCTTCCAACAGGATAGTAAAAATCTGAGGCATCAAGTGGAAAAAATCTATGAGCGCGTTTATCTGCGGGGTACTGGAGTGCATCAATTAAACAAGAGTGTATGATATCGGAAAGTTCTTGCTTGATAGGATCAAGCTGTTCTCTCAAACCGTAAATCTTGACTTGCACCATATTGTCTTATCAACCTCCTGTGAAAGAGGGCTACCAACTATCAAGCGTAACAAATCTGTTCCCCGTTCCCTGTTCAGGAGTTCCCTTCCCTCACCAAAATGTCCCGTCTTAGACGATAGCCTAAAAGAGAAAATTTCTGACCTTACGCAACGCCTTTATTTCCTAACCTCTAAAAAACTGAAACGCAAAGCCGACAATCGCACCAGCAAGAACTAACCAGGCAGAGTTCACTTTGAAGCGAAATACTGCGATCGTTCCTCTACAGCACTTTAATTTTCGCTCAATTCGAGGTTGGATTTTATTTTTTAGGTGTATTCGATCTCAACAATTAATGACTATTTGAACTAATCAATCACCTTGGCTATCTCGATCAAATAATCAGATAAAGGGATAATTCATGAATTATCCCTACACCATATAGAATTCTAATCAGCGATGACAAGTGCAATTGCTAACCCGTCATAACCTTTGCTGCCAACTGTCTGAATAGTTGTTGCTTTCACTCTTGGTTCTGCGGCTAGCAGGTTATTAAATTTACGCACTCCATGAATATTTTCATCGGTACTATCCGCATCAATAACTGCGCCTTTACGGATGACATTATCGACAATAATTACACTGCCACGTCGAGTTAATTTGAGTGCCCATTTGAAATAGTCGGGAATATTTACTTTGTCAGCATCAATGAAAACGAAATCGAAAGGTGCTTGACCTTCGTTCGCCAGTTGTGGCAATGTGTCTAATGCTGATCCGATGCGAATTTCCACAATCTTGGTTAGTCCGGCGCGATCAATATTTTCCCGAGCAACTTCAGCGTGTTTTGGATTAGCTTCTAGGGTAATTAGTTTACCGCCGGGAGGAAGCGCCCGTGCCAGCCAAATTGTACTGTAACCAGCCAATGTTCCCAGCTCTAAAATTCTGCTTGCGCCTTGAATTTGAGCCAGAATATGCAACAGTTTGCCTTGATTGGGAGCAACATTAATTTTGGGTAAGTTGGCATCGATCGTCGATTGAATCGTAGCATCTAGCGCCGAATCAGAAGGTATCAGCAAATCGGTGATATAGTCATC
The sequence above is a segment of the Phormidium ambiguum IAM M-71 genome. Coding sequences within it:
- a CDS encoding bile acid:sodium symporter family protein; translation: MNEILTVIDFRLINKLAFLTLILSMLLDTGLSLTIQQLWEPFRNIRLILQSLLANFIFVPLFVYLLLQVIPLSEPFRIGFTIMAVAGGPPVLPKLAQLVNGNLAYAAGLMMLMICVTAFYMPFALSIALQNIQVNPWQIVKPLVTLMLIPLAIGLLIRSLNKTMAATLQPLMRQISSVGLIVGLSTSLILQFGSLVVMVKTGVIFAIAIFIIVSFGFGYLLGGPNSDTRRTLAVGTAQRNMAAALLVAGTNFDDPAVVSVIVVTSLSLFVLIRLIAKQAFAVAEVEQVEV
- a CDS encoding tautomerase family protein, translating into MVQVKIYGLREQLDPIKQELSDIIHSCLIDALQYPADKRAHRFFPLDASDFYYPVGRTERYTIIEFSMIEGRSIEAKKKLITLLFERVKALRIDSQDLEMTISETPKHNWGFRGLPGDEHQLNYKIEV
- a CDS encoding O-methyltransferase, whose amino-acid sequence is MTQTQWTAVDDYITDLLIPSDSALDATIQSTIDANLPKINVAPNQGKLLHILAQIQGASRILELGTLAGYSTIWLARALPPGGKLITLEANPKHAEVARENIDRAGLTKIVEIRIGSALDTLPQLANEGQAPFDFVFIDADKVNIPDYFKWALKLTRRGSVIIVDNVIRKGAVIDADSTDENIHGVRKFNNLLAAEPRVKATTIQTVGSKGYDGLAIALVIAD